One region of Camelus bactrianus isolate YW-2024 breed Bactrian camel chromosome 22, ASM4877302v1, whole genome shotgun sequence genomic DNA includes:
- the LOC141574697 gene encoding uncharacterized protein LOC141574697: MDPRKGMGPPSRTDPRTHPRIPALTRLRAQGTPNATPECGCHRHRRTGHRNPQVQLPALEGLGRAWPRPGDPSRLGPGVGCSRAGVGPGGGAQAARGQAGWLPLRGAERGRPPARLQVQGARLRPLRALRPSPQRPFSASWRAALARAGAPRGGRRDPRPARPRRVPPSRPRLPHVLCARGSCAPGRALPSPAGPGRGRGPGLGGTLSPGAPPLPAKSAAPTRGPPLGVPRCAPRASSAPSPGGGCGSAGGGPAAAEGRRGSRIEPLPRAAPAPVPPRPCNFLPEPTHPPKKSPGENESGGGD; the protein is encoded by the coding sequence ATGGACCCACGGAAAGGGATGGGACCACCCAGCCGTACAGACCCACGAACGCACCCCCGCATTCCCGCGCTGACCCGCCTGAGAGCACAGGGTACCCCGAACGCAACCCCCGAGTGCGGATGCCACCGACACCGGCGGACCGGACACCGGAACCCTCAAGTGCAGCTACCGGCGCTCGAGGGCCTGGGGCGCGCCTGGCCTAGACCCGGTGACCCCTCCCGTCTGGGACCCGGCGTAGGCTGCAGCAGGGCCGGGGTCGGGCCCGGAGGCGGGGCTCAGGCGGCGAGAGGGCAGGCCGGGTGGCTGCCCCTGCGCGGCGCCGAGCGTGGCCGGCCGCCCGCCCGGCTCCAAGTTCAAGGCGCCCGGCTGCGGCCGCTGCGCGCTCTCCGCCCCTCTCCGCAGCGGCCATTTTCCGCTAGCTGGCGCGCCGCGCTCGCCCGGGCTGGGGCACCCCGCGGGGGCCGCCGCGACCCCCGCCCCGCACGGCCCCGTCGAGTGCCCCCTTCCCGGCCCCGGCTCCCCCATGTGCTGTGCGCTCGGGGGTCGTGCGCCCCAGGCCGCGCCCTCCCGTCTCCTGCCGGgcccgggagggggcgggggcctggcctgggggggacCCTCTCCCCAggagccccgcccctccctgctAAGTCTGCGGCGCCCACGAGGGGCCCCCCACTTGGGGTCCCCCGCTGCGCCCCGCGTGCCAGCTCCGCCCCCAGCCCGGGGGGGGGTTGTGGATCGGCGGGCGGGGGTCCCGCGGCGGCTGAAGGGAGGCGGGGGTCCCGGATCGAGCCCCTCCCCCGGGCGGCCCCCGCCCCTGTCCCCCCCAGACCTTGCAACTTTCTCCCGGAGCCCAcgcaccccccaaaaaagtccCCGGGCGAAAACGAAAGTGGGGGCGGCGAC